The following DNA comes from Plasmodium vivax chromosome 11, whole genome shotgun sequence.
ATCATCCCACAGCcgaggaagaagccaaagCTGACAGCCCCACCAAGGACTGAAACGGGGAAAATGAACAgatttttgtgtgcaaaggAGGCATATAAACCTGTTAAGCTTCCGAAAATTCCCCCAACCATCGTGCCCATCTTGACCCCCATTTTCACGCTCTCCAAACATGCCCTTGTCCTATGACTCAAATtaaaatcaaataaattCTGTTTATCATCGTAAAGAGAAGAATCGATAAAATTactttttgtgtattttgaaaaatcctCATCATATTTATCACTCGCGGAGGTATCTTCCTTAAATTCAAATTTGGGGGGAGGGCTAAACCCCTTGAATTCGGGTACAGCaggtttttcactttttaacGACTTGGGTTTTTCAGGCGCAGACGCAAGGTAATTTCCAAAGGGCGGGGGAGTAACATAATCATCGTACGCCGACTTTACTTTCTTCTCCTCCGgagcttcttttttccaaaacCAGTTCATGTTGCTTGTGCATAATATTTATGGGCATGTGGATTGGGCACAAACATACGTACGTGCTTAAATGCTTTATGTGTATCCTTTTCTGATGGGTAAATAGGCGGCCTACTCTTCACGCGTGCGCTTCTCCCGagttatgaatatatatagaggaggggggagaggggaaaTCCATATGCATGCTCTTACAACGTTGCTTGGTAGTTATGCCTATAGCGAATACATAGTGAGAAAAaacttctttccttttctccctctacggaaaaacaaatgctttttttttaacaaattattttgatattttttctcacatggcaggaaaaaaaaaaaaaaaaaaaaaaacctacatttttttctttacatttcGTGCGTTACAccgtcgtttttttttttttttttgtaaatcatTTGATTAACATGTTCGTCGCAAGATTGTATAAAGAGGCCTATCTGCGTGGATATTCATCTTTTGCGAATTGTTCCATCGTGTTtcacttttaaaaacgttttttttccactatttttgtaaaaacgtttaaaccgtttttttttttctttcctgtgCGTGGGTAGCGTTgaaataaaaggggggacATTTCTCCCCTATAACCGCGcgtttttttaacatttttgtctATTAATAGGCGCACTTGTTAGCATACCCTTTCATTGACAATCCCGAGTTGTACAACTTACTGCGTTTACCCCACCCTGCCAGTTTCATGAACGGCTAGTTTAGCCCCTTCACTTTTGTGCCCCAACAATGCTCAAATTTACCTGCCCTGTGCAGGATGACTGCCAGCAGCTGGGACGGGAACATTTCCAATGACTCGCAAAGGTGTTTTTTAAGGTTACTTGCGCTCATTTGTGAACTACCCCTCGGAACAACCAAAAGGTTTGAATAGATCGGTTTGCCAGAGAGGGCAGTTCCACTGTGGAAAGAAGCGAGTCCTGTAAAGATGAGagttttcccccatttgacGACTCCCGCTGAGCCGCACGATAAACGCACATGAGTTaatggtaaaaatggggCTGCACATTTTGCCAGCAGGCCAGCAGTCGCGTGTAGaaccttttttgtgaaaataaaaattgaagaataTCACCCTGTGGACCTTTTACATGTTCCAGATGACGTACCTTTATTCCGCGTGGCTACTGATGGTCCGTTTTGTCATACAAGGTAGACGGTAGCAAAATGGTCTACTCACCTATCAgcaatgcaaaaaaaaaaaaaaaaaaaaagaattaacatGTACGCGTCCTCCAAAATTTGTTCTTACGAATATGTGGTCAACATTAACGGCAGCTAGTTGCATATGTTTACATAAACGCTGCAGATGTTAAATAAACCGTTGCGCCATTTTCCTCCTGTTAAAGGGGCATAACAAAGGTGTGTCCCTTTCCCgtgtaaaataatacaaaggAGGGGGACAAATAAACCAACGGAGAGGAGGCAacgagaaggaggaaaatgtgaaaaaaaaaaaaataaaaaaaaataacaatttggCCAATGAGAATCATCCCATATGCATATTAAATGCACGATTTTTTCACAACATggttttaaaagaaaaaaggaacacctACATATAACctctaaaaaaatacacgGCATTGTAAATTACCCCCCTTCTTTTGGGCCTCACAATAGTAATATACGCAAAAAAGTGGTACAGTACATGAACAAATTTATGTATACCTTAAATAGGCGCGTAAAAATATGCGCGGGGGCAGCGGCAGGGAGAGAGGgcgtatttattttttcacgtgCGATTGAAAGCACGCGCAAGTGGCAGATGGGCGTGGGCAGATGAGCAGTGGCTCATGAGAACGCACAAATGGTTACTCCGCGTAGGTACGTGTATGGCTGTACGTGGCAATCCACTAGGCGTGGACTTGTAAGTGCAAGggctacatatatatatacatacatatatacatacatatatacatacatatatacatacatatatacatatttatatacgcAAAATATATGCGTATAACCACACGCGTGAGTTACGCCTTGAAAGCCTTGCGGCAAGCATTGCTAATTTTCTTCGCCTTATAAGCGGCATATTCGCAaagttacaattttttttatttcgcttcATCCCACGTAGCTTTTCATTGCCTTTTTctcaaaacatttttgtcattttttttttttcatttttccaccTTGCATGAGAATTAAACCAGCGTTTCGTGCTGCACTGAACAAAACGCGTTTGTAAATTTTACGTTTGTACAAGGCTCCTTTCTGTTGCGTTTGTAATTTGCGTATATAACTTTCGTGATAGCTTTCGTGACAATTTTCGGATATCCTCCGTGAAACTCTCGTGATACCTTTCGTGCATACCCTTCGTACGTACCTTTCGTTCacaattttcttatataCCTTTTGCGCGGGTACCCCTGGCGTGATCCTTTCGCGTAAAGTTACGTTTCATTTTACCATATCATTCACGCTTTCTTAGCCGCGCTTGCGCCAGCCATCGAACGAAATTGCCAAACGTGTGCTGTATGCATGACGGacttatgaaaaaaaaaagataaccaTACGGgggtacatacgtacgtgtacatgtacatatatatatatatatgtatacgttAAGTGTACGCGTCGCTTGCCACATTTGCCTGTGCGACTCCCCCCCAACCACATATATAAGTAGCaacctttttccctttacgCGTGGACCAAAAGAATgatttaatttatgtatacgtGAATGACGTATAAAACACTTTGTCATGTTACCGCATCCCCTGTATACAACCTGTTCTTATATAGCGGCTTCCATACTTTCAACTGTAATAAATTGCATCCACCTGCGCCCTGTGGTGAATATGAAAAGGCACGCTTGAGGAAGAAACGAACTCGTGTGAACATGCTTGTGCAGGCGAAGAGGCTGTATTCATACCAGTTTTAGCATCCCCGAGgagtgcacatgtgtatgtatttGCACATATGAACAAACGCCGATTTTcttgttccccctttttttttgcccctatAAATACGAAATAAATCTCGCCAATTGAGCAATTATCGGCCATTTTACCCCGCGGCCAGTGCACATTCACTGAGCACAAACGTAAGTATGTTCAAGTCCACTTTTATGGGGGCACAGAACGGGTGGCGACGCAGAGCGCACACGGGTTCTGTTCTGTCCGGGGGATATCCCTCTCCCGTTGCCCATTTGCCCATTTGCTTGTATGATTATCCCCACCCGTGACACATACAGATACGCACACGCCTGCCAAATTATGTGACGCTCCCCTTTAGGCACCCCGCATCCTTCTGAATGAAGCATCGCGAAAATTGTGCAAAACAGCCAAGACAGAGCACAGCTACGTTAACAAACTTGCCTCCATAAAGAGTGAACCAA
Coding sequences within:
- a CDS encoding hypothetical protein, conserved (encoded by transcript PVX_114675A), whose translation is MNWFWKKEAPEEKKVKSAYDDYVTPPPFGNYLASAPEKPKSLKSEKPAVPEFKGFSPPPKFEFKEDTSASDKYDEDFSKYTKSNFIDSSLYDDKQNLFDFNLSHRTRACLESVKMGVKMGTMVGGIFGSLTGLYASFAHKNLFIFPVSVLGGAVSFGFFLGCGMIVRC